The Erinaceus europaeus chromosome 17, mEriEur2.1, whole genome shotgun sequence nucleotide sequence cagacctgcttcactgcttgtgaaatgactccccttcaggtggggagcccgggctccaacagggatccttacaccagcccttgcttagcaccacgtgtgcttaacctgctgagttaccgcctgactccccttagtATGAGTTTTAATCTAAATAatttggggggggtgggtgggtggagcaaTGATTCGCCTCCTGGTAGAATATACCTTGTGCATGAAACTAGGTTTAAGTCTTTAGTCCCCCGTCTGCATAAGCTTCATAattggtggaacagtgttgcaagtctctcctttctttctttttttttttttttcctttctgcctccagggttatcacttgggcctgggctcagtgccttcattaggaattcactgctcctggaggcctttttttccacctttctttgttgttgttgttattattgttgttgttgttggataggacagagagaaatggagagaggaggaaaagacagggagagagaaagatagacacctgcagaccggcttcaccacttgtgaattgactcccttgcaggtggggacctggaggcttgaaccaggatccttatgccggtccttgtgcttcctgctacctgcccttaacccactgcactactgcccgactcccccctcccttttttttttaatagaacagtGAAACTTGAGAGGTacagaggagatagacacctgcagtactgcttacaGCAAGAGCAGTTCTCTTCCTCCATCAAACCCCAATGGaggggacaaagggcttgaacccacgtttTTGTGTGTGGCGACATGTGCCCAATGAAGtgagccatcacccagtccctcaGTGATTCTTTCACACCCTTATTCCTTAGAGTTTATATGAGAGATTTATCAGTGGTATAATCAAGAATATTTAGAAGACCAAGACCACTTTACCTCTAAGAAGTGGTTGTTTCTTGGTTGTAAGTTAGTAAAGGGAAACATCCCAAGGAACGTTGTGGCAGCCATCTTGTGACTCTGGGAAAAGATAGGATGTATAATATTTTCTACAACCCCTCCACTGAATGTGTCCTCAAAATGCTGAGGACAGTGATAAAATAAGACTTTAGTACAATTATCATggagaaaattaaatgaataccTACACAGGTCGACAGTGCTGTTTCTGGAATGCACCTGGCTGAACAAGACAACGCTGTCAAAAGGACATTAGCACAATAAAAATGcacatgagggagtcgggtggtagcacagagggttacgcgcatgtggtgcaaagcgcaaggaccagcgtgaggatcccggttcaagcccctggctccccaactgtatggaagtttcttcacaggtggtgaagcaggtctgtaggtgtttgtctttctctccccctctctgtcttcccttcctctctccatttctctctgttctatccaacaacaataacatcaacaacaactacaacaataaaaacaaacgcaacaaaaaggaaataaattttaaaaaatgcacatgACTAAAATAGATGtcaagggtccaggtggtggcacacctggttgtacatattatcatgtacaaggatccaggtttgagcccctggaccccacctgcatgggaaaagctttgctaatggttaagtaggtctgcagatgtctctcttttctatctcccccttccctctctatttctgatagtctttatccagtaaataaatacgataaaaaagaaaaattaaaaaaacaggtgTTAGACAAGTCATATACTTACATCAAAATATTTGACTACACGGAGTGAAAATAATAGAAAAGACTAGTGAGTTGCATATTAAATATTCACTTCCTCAATGGGAATCTCACTGGCAAGTTAGATAATATAAAAAGACCCATGACATCATTCCTCATTCTCAGATACTTTGggaataaccaaaaaaaaaaaaaaaaatgccttcaaGCTCCCAGAGGATTTTCTCAAATGGGAATGACACTCATAAATTCTCCTGACTACAGTTAGCAGTCATTACACGAGAAGAAGAGACCACTCTTTATTTTAGGTAAGAAGATCACTTTATCTATTGTGGTGTTACACTACAATAGTCTATTAGCGATTCTATCCAGACTCCAATCttcggagctccagtggcacaatcggttaTACAGACTTATACAGACTCCAGTCTTCAACTGAAATTATAGATGAGACTCAGTAGACATCATATGTAATCTCTTACTATACCTGCCCTCTAGAGTAACAAATTATATGTTTTGTCACCATCATTACACTCTGTAAGAATAGCAAAAGATTCATGTTTACATTTGAGATTACGTCTCTGTACATATTGAAATTTTTGAACACCTCTGTGGGAGGAAGTAGGCATTTTTGGATATGTCATTTTAAATATCCCCAAGTCGAGTTTTAATGGTCATTTATAGTTAACCATGCCAAGAATCTTACCTCAGTAGTAATATTCAGTTACTAGTATGACACTTTCATTATCGCTGGGACTGATAACAGTTTCATGTACTCCAGAAATCTGTACTTATTTTACTAAAGTTTCAAAGACAGGTGACTTAAGTGGGAGTTCCCCAGGCAGAGAGGAAGTTTCTGAGGCAAGAACATAGGTTTATACCATTTATTTAGTAAATGATTTGAAGAAGCAGAAATGAATTTCCAGAGAATCCAGGATCAAGACTTGAGAAAGTTAACAAATGGGAATAGTAAATAGAGGAAGTGTGTGGTACTaagtagagtgtacatgtcaccatgcccaagcccctggcccccacttgcaggggggaggcttcacaggtggtgaagcagtgttgctggtgtctctctttatctgtctctctacctctcctttttGTAtcagttcttctctgtctctatataataaatgcaTCAaggaataagtatttttaaaagaagaaatattagataaCTACTATCAGGCTTTATGctgatatgtatatgcatatatatataaatatatgattatatagagacagagaaatttaaattGGAGATGtaggtaaagagagacagacacatggtcgcctgcagcactgtctcatcacttgtgaaacttcttccctgtaggtggggactgggggttagaACCTGTGCCTCTGAGTGTGGTGATAGATTTGTTCAGCTGactgtgccatcacctgacctcTAATGTAATAAATTTCCAGAGAAGGCTAGGAAAACTTGAGCTGACAATAAATGGGGTAGGTGGATGTGATTGCTACAGTGATACTGTAACTTGATGGAAAAGTCAAAATATCATGTCTTTCACCATAGTAATAATCACAGTGATACTGTCTTTCAGCACAGATAtttgaaaaacaaatattttcacatgagtagtgaagctgaaggattgGAATCATCTACTAATTGTTTTTAAGTGAGGTAAAGTGAGTTTGAAATAAGTACAATTTAAGAGACAAACCTAACATGTTTTAAATGGTATGCGATGTGACTTCGGTAAGAAATAttcagcagggagtcaggcagtagtgcagcgggttaagcgcacgtggcgcaaagcgcaaggaccggcataacgatccctgttcgagccccaggctccccacctgcagggttggtcacttcacaggcggtgaagcaggtctgcaggtgtctgtctttctttccccctgtcttcccctcctctctccatttctctctgtcctatccaacaacggcatcagtaacaacaacaataataaccacaacaacaataaaaaagcaagggcaacaaaagggaaaataagtaaataaatttaaaaaatatttttaaaaaaagaaagaaagattcggCCATGAAACTTGCCACTTATTAACTTATCGGAATTCATTTATCTAGGACTTAACAGACAGATTGTGCATAAACTGCAAAGCTTGTATCCCCCCCCTCTTCCAgcattatagctggggctccgtgcaggcactatgaatccgctgcttctggtggccatttttcccattttattggataggatgatggagaaactgagagaggagcgggagatagggagaaagatagacacatgcagacctgcttcactgcctgtgaaccctCCCCCCGACTCCTCGCAGATGGGAAGGGGGTTCAACCCccgattctattttttttaactttttaaaatttttttattttttaatattcatttatttattcctttctgttcttgttttactgttgtagttattattgttactctccatttctctctgtcctatcaaacccCGGTTCTTGACCGGCTCTTTATGCTCCccgctttgtgcgcttaacccagtgtgctactaccAGGAACCAGGCTTGTCTTTTCTCAAGCTTCCTGATGATTATTGCTGAGGGATTTCTGCAGTCATAGCAAGAACTACTAGAATTGTTCTCGATAGAAATTCTCGTTGTTAGTAGGAGActgttaaaataaaagaaaaaagtatctaTTGGACATGAATACAAGATTGTTGTTCATTTATTCCTTTCCAGTCAAGGCTTGGTTAAGAAGGGAACATTGAGGAAAGTTACGCAAAATATCAAGTAAGTGAGCTTTTGAAGATTCCAGggatttgtaaataaataaataagaaaattaaataaaataatattaagatTGATGAAGGATTCAAGACACATCTCTCAAAAATATTTACattaggcttttaaaaaaaatgtccatggggtgggggctgagtggtggctcaccctgttaagtgcacatattaccaagcacaaggacgcaggttcaggtcccattccccacctgcaggggcattggcttcaggagcagtgaagcaggtctacaggtggctctctttctttccctctctcatcttctttcaacttctgtcctatctaataaaaattagataaaaaaggaaaacagggtTGTGGGGAGTGGAGGATTCATAGTCTTAGCTCAGAGactcagcgacaaccctggaggcaaaataataataataataataataataataaattttgtatgtgaattattttgtgtaaAAATGATCAAGACTTCATGGAAAAACTTTGATTTCTCCCCTTCAGTACTTAGAATTCAGCTGGGACTCTTATTCATAAGGAAGGAGTCATTACcagaaataacatttttttaggtGGGAACTTAATGATTTTCAGTACTGTTGTGTGTGggattcttacacacacacacacacacacacacacacacacacacacacctacctctcCCTGGCCTCCATGCCCAGAAtttcttgctttggtgcaattcagaaaaccagtccaagttttagcttatgtttctcctttcttttcttacttcttaacttctgcccatgagtgagctCATCTGATATTCATTAAGTTTCATCTGAGTTTCAGGGACCACTGCACCGAAGCTGTCCCCAGTGCCACGGAGGCCAGTTTCAACTTTGGGGTCACATtcctggcaaagcaggtaccttcTCAGCTAAGATTTCTGATCAGCTCCTGATCAGCCTCTTTGTGTCAATTTAACTGTTATATCAgctgaaagaaattttaaatgtagaaggaaaaaaaaatccgcCCAAATGTCGATGTTGGGAAGAGAACAGTTGGGGTCTAACATTGCCGTGggtggtccttccttccttctcataaAGAGTTTTGTACATCTAGGTGTCAGTCTTTGCCGTTTTAATTTGGTTTCTGTTGATGAAcgagctttcattttttttctttttaaaaaatgttttatttaagaaaggagactttaacaaaaccataggataggaggggtacaactccacacagttcccaccacccaatctccatatcccatcccctccccaatagctttcccattctctatccctctgggagtatggacccagggtcattgtgggttgcagaaggtggaaggtctggtgtctgtaattgcttccccgttgaacatggacgttgaccggTATAGTAGTTCGTACAAATGTAACATTAATCAGTTTTTCACATGAAAATTCAACCTCCTCTAAGTCTTCCTTTACCATCATGCTATAGGATCGGAATATCTCCCCAACCTGGAGTTTTTTACTTGCTGCAATAattattccattttattataattcatttatttacttatttatatgccATCAGGGTGATTTCTAGGGCTTAGTGTTGACACTATGAATGACACTTAGTACTGacaccacagctcctggtggctattttttccttgtttctactttattgtaatttgacagaacagagagacattgagatggaaggggatatAGTGAGGGAGAgcataagatagacacctgcagacctgcttcacccctcctaaagcttcctccctgatgGTGTGGAGcactgttttatttaatttattttttttaataaaaaagaaacataaacttAACCATAGGAtcagaagggtacaactccacacaattcccaccaccagaactctgtatccatcccctcctctgatagctttcttattctttaaccctctgggagtatgggcccaaggtcattgtgggatgcagaaggtggaaggtctggcttctgtaattgcttctgcaatgggggggggtttgaaccctgatacCTACATATCCACAGCTCTTTGCAATTTCTcacttctttaattatttatgatTTTCCTCTTTAACCTTATAAAGCTGTTTCTGTTTATGCAGAAGTAGAAAATTGCATTGACTATCAAAAACAAATCTACCTTACAACTAATaagtaacttttatttatttatttatttttgcctccacggttatctctggggctcggtgcctgcagcacaaatccactgctcctgaaggccatttttttcccatttttgttgtttatcattgttgttgttattgttgtcattgctgtccttgatcttggataggacagagagaaatggagagttgaggggagacagaaagtaggagagaaagatagacacctacagatatacttcactgcctgtgaagcgactcccctgcagctggggagccaagggcttgaaccaggatccttacttaggtccgtgcactttgcgccaggtgcgcttaacctgctgggccacCGCTCCACCCTCAATAAgtaacttttataaaaataaaaaaaaaaaactgcataagCTGCATCACAATGAACAGTATGTgttacagaagcaagaaaaaaaaaagtaagaaaacttTTATATCCCATAAGTAGAAATGATGTCTAAATTTGTGGCCAGATTGAATAATGGAGATGAATCTTCCTTTAAATCTCTGCCTCTGAAAATGTGACTTTGCCATAATGACTTGCTTACAGatattttaaatgataataaGCAAGCAGTCCAGTTactcttgtgatggttctccccacagtcatttcccatgATGGACTGGGAAAATTATAACAATCTCACGCATTTGCAAGAATTTATCCTCCTGGGAATCACAGACCGCCCTGAGCTGCAGACTCCCTTCTTTGTGCTATTCCTCATCATCTACATGATCTCACTGTTGGGAAACTTGGGTCTGATCATCCTCACCAACATAGACTCTAAGTTGCAGacacccatgtacttcttcctcaaaCATCTGGCATTCAGTGATCTTGGTTATTCCACAGCGGTGGGGCCCAAAGCACTGGTGAATTTTATAGCTGATCAGAATAGAATCCCCTATAACTGGTGTGCTACACAGCTGTCTCTGTTCATCTTGTTCATGGTTAGCGAGCTGTTCATTTTGTCAGCCATGGCTTTTGACCGTTACGTGGCCATCTGCAGTCCTTTGCTCTACCTCGTTATCATGTCCCACCGAGTGTGCTGGCTGCTGGTATCTGTCACTTATCTCTATGGTGCCATTCTGTCTCTGATAATCACCACAAAGATTTTCACTTCCTCTTTTTGTGGCCATAATGTCATTAGCCATTTCTACTGTGACAGTCTTCCCTTGTTAATGATGGTATGCTCAAGGACACGGGACACTGAGTTTATATTACTAATATTTTCAGCATTTAATTTGGTTTCCTCTCTTTTGATTGTCCTGGTGTCCTACGTTCTTATCCTCACTGCTGTTTTAAGGATGAACTCAGCAGAAGGCAGGCAAAAGGCTTTCTTCACGTGTGGATCCCACCTCGTAGTGGTTGTCATGCTGTATGGGACTCTACTCTTTATGTACGTGCAGCCAAAGTTCAGTCACTCCtttgaaaatgataaaatggcCTCAGTCTTCTACACGTTGGTCATACCCATGCTGAATCCTCTCATCTACAGTTTAAGGAACAAAGAAGTTATAGGTGCCTTgcaaagaaaatggaaaactCTATGCAAGAATCCTATATGATTTCTAGTGTTGAATtcaaaaacagaaaattagtagcTTGCAAGCTTATGTTTGGCATGTAA carries:
- the LOC103110355 gene encoding olfactory receptor 8K3-like, which produces MMDWENYNNLTHLQEFILLGITDRPELQTPFFVLFLIIYMISLLGNLGLIILTNIDSKLQTPMYFFLKHLAFSDLGYSTAVGPKALVNFIADQNRIPYNWCATQLSLFILFMVSELFILSAMAFDRYVAICSPLLYLVIMSHRVCWLLVSVTYLYGAILSLIITTKIFTSSFCGHNVISHFYCDSLPLLMMVCSRTRDTEFILLIFSAFNLVSSLLIVLVSYVLILTAVLRMNSAEGRQKAFFTCGSHLVVVVMLYGTLLFMYVQPKFSHSFENDKMASVFYTLVIPMLNPLIYSLRNKEVIGALQRKWKTLCKNPI